The following proteins are encoded in a genomic region of Synechococcus sp. CBW1002:
- a CDS encoding acyl-CoA desaturase, whose translation MGLYLARMLATTAIYHRLITHGSYRAPRPIWWLGSLVAASAGQMGPSWWKAHHQQHHRHVDTPRDPHSPLQPATGWWHGLWRSQAGWLLGSSFFPEQLPADVEADPVLRAIDRLHMLPVLALAGLSYALGGLPWLAAFCLSTTVLFHGVATVNSAAHLWGEQPFESGDASRNSRWVALITLGEGWHNLHHAFPSSARQGLGLRQGEPVVLPDPTYRFILLLKQLGLASQLRLPSDQALRARRRQSGGSTADLIRLDSHQASRMRA comes from the coding sequence GTGGGGCTGTATCTGGCGCGGATGCTGGCCACCACGGCGATCTACCACCGGTTGATCACCCACGGCAGCTACCGGGCACCGCGGCCGATCTGGTGGCTTGGCTCCCTGGTGGCGGCCTCCGCCGGACAGATGGGACCGAGCTGGTGGAAGGCCCATCACCAGCAGCACCATCGCCATGTGGACACCCCCCGCGACCCCCACAGCCCCCTGCAGCCGGCGACGGGCTGGTGGCATGGCCTCTGGCGTTCCCAGGCGGGCTGGCTGCTGGGCAGCAGCTTCTTCCCCGAACAGCTGCCTGCGGATGTGGAAGCCGATCCGGTGCTGCGGGCGATCGACCGCTTGCACATGCTGCCGGTGCTGGCCCTGGCGGGCCTCTCCTACGCCCTGGGCGGCCTGCCCTGGCTGGCGGCCTTCTGCCTCAGCACCACGGTCCTGTTCCACGGCGTGGCGACGGTGAACTCCGCGGCCCACCTCTGGGGAGAGCAGCCCTTCGAGAGCGGCGATGCCAGCCGCAACAGCCGCTGGGTCGCCCTGATCACCCTGGGTGAGGGTTGGCACAACCTGCACCACGCCTTCCCCTCCTCAGCCCGCCAGGGCCTGGGCCTGCGCCAGGGCGAACCGGTTGTCCTGCCCGATCCCACCTATCGCTTCATCCTGCTGCTGAAGCAGCTGGGCCTGGCCAGCCAGCTGCGCCTCCCCTCCGACCAGGCCCTGCGGGCTCGTCGCCGCCAAAGCGGTGGCAGCACAGCTGACCTGATCCGACTGGACAGCCATCAGGCCAGCCGCATGCGGGCCTGA
- a CDS encoding ion channel, whose amino-acid sequence MSQRRPQRRPEQREQARRLRGLLTITEAQSGFRHWREPYLLMLSVSWPLFLGLITTLYLLINLLFAALYRLDPAGIGGVSGGGAASFADAFFFSVQTLGSIGYGVLHPSSLTAHLIVTAEALTGLIFIALTTGLAFARFSRSSARIRFSSLAAVHPYNGVPTLTFRVANERRNTILGANLKAYLSIDERSSEGHRMRRLHPLRLSREDGIAFTLAWTAMHPINRDSPLWGLGPDQLAVDHAEVVVSFSGTDGILERPIHAHASYPVDCIAFGRCFVDMVETDGARAVIDFSRFHQTRACPMPDPGEERAEEG is encoded by the coding sequence GTGAGCCAGAGGCGGCCGCAGCGCCGACCCGAACAACGGGAACAGGCCAGACGCCTGAGGGGCCTGCTCACGATCACCGAGGCACAGAGCGGCTTCCGCCACTGGCGAGAGCCCTACCTGCTGATGCTGTCCGTGTCGTGGCCCCTGTTCCTGGGGCTGATCACGACGCTGTACCTGCTGATCAACCTGCTGTTCGCCGCGCTGTACCGGCTGGATCCGGCCGGCATCGGCGGGGTTTCAGGCGGAGGCGCGGCCAGTTTCGCGGACGCCTTCTTCTTCAGCGTCCAGACCCTGGGCTCGATCGGCTACGGCGTGCTCCACCCCAGCAGCCTCACCGCCCACCTGATCGTGACCGCCGAGGCGCTGACGGGGCTGATCTTCATCGCCCTCACCACCGGCCTGGCCTTTGCCCGCTTTTCCCGCAGCTCGGCCCGGATCCGTTTCTCCAGCCTGGCGGCGGTGCATCCCTACAACGGCGTTCCCACCCTCACCTTCCGGGTGGCCAATGAGCGACGCAACACCATCCTGGGAGCGAATCTGAAGGCCTACCTCAGCATCGACGAGCGCAGCAGCGAAGGCCACCGGATGCGGCGACTGCATCCCCTGCGCCTCAGCCGGGAAGACGGCATCGCCTTCACCCTGGCCTGGACGGCGATGCATCCGATCAACCGCGACAGCCCCCTGTGGGGACTGGGTCCCGACCAGCTGGCGGTGGACCATGCCGAGGTGGTGGTGTCCTTCAGCGGCACCGACGGAATCCTGGAGCGTCCGATCCACGCCCACGCCAGCTATCCGGTCGACTGCATCGCCTTCGGGCGCTGCTTCGTGGACATGGTGGAAACCGACGGTGCCCGGGCGGTGATCGACTTCTCCCGCTTCCACCAGACGCGCGCCTGCCCAATGCCAGACCCCGGGGAAGAACGGGCGGAGGAAGGCTGA
- a CDS encoding Fe2+-dependent dioxygenase produces the protein MRFIVEPLFSPEATRALAEALRADDAPWRPGAETAGWHARGVKRNRQLERGSDLHHQLEAQVREALLADPLVRSAALPLHVHGVLFSLTGPGEGYGRHVDNAFMAGGRSDLSFTVALTDPAAYEGGDLVLESPDREERVRLGSGQAIVYPSTLLHRVEPVTAGERLVAVGWIQSRIRSSEQRELLFELDAARRALFQQQGKGEIFDLLCRSYTNLLRMWGE, from the coding sequence ATGCGCTTCATTGTCGAGCCCCTGTTCAGCCCTGAGGCGACCCGTGCCCTGGCTGAGGCGCTGCGGGCCGACGACGCTCCCTGGCGGCCCGGTGCCGAAACCGCCGGTTGGCATGCCCGCGGGGTGAAACGCAACCGGCAGCTGGAGCGGGGCTCCGACCTGCATCACCAGCTGGAGGCTCAGGTGCGGGAGGCCCTGCTGGCCGATCCGCTGGTGCGTTCGGCGGCCCTGCCGCTGCATGTCCATGGGGTGCTGTTCAGCCTCACCGGCCCTGGCGAGGGCTATGGGCGCCATGTCGACAACGCCTTCATGGCCGGTGGTCGCTCTGACCTGTCCTTCACGGTGGCCCTCACCGATCCAGCGGCCTACGAGGGTGGTGATCTGGTGCTGGAGTCGCCGGATCGGGAGGAGCGCGTGCGTCTCGGCTCAGGCCAGGCGATCGTGTATCCCAGCACCCTGCTGCATCGGGTCGAGCCGGTCACCGCCGGTGAGCGCCTGGTGGCGGTGGGCTGGATCCAGAGTCGCATCCGCAGCAGTGAACAGCGGGAACTGCTGTTTGAGCTGGACGCGGCGCGGCGGGCCCTGTTTCAGCAGCAGGGCAAGGGGGAGATCTTCGATCTGCTCTGCCGCAGCTACACCAACCTGCTGCGGATGTGGGGTGAGTGA
- a CDS encoding biliverdin-producing heme oxygenase: MTAAIPGSISDHARPADAVMRKGFGPRVRRLHGRIGAAHHKAEGMAFSRSLLAGEASPLQLAALLRALAPAYALIERRGPALAEALGATLPWADLARSAALGHDLAQLEAAAVPATSPSAAASSWLEQLSTLAETAPHRFLAHVYVRYGGDLSGGQQLSEQANAILRRHGLPAVEFWQFDRPLSELKQGLHDGFEQLRLSESQEQELLQEAEDAFLATQRLLAELGELV, encoded by the coding sequence ATGACTGCTGCCATCCCCGGGTCCATCTCGGACCATGCCCGGCCTGCCGATGCCGTGATGCGCAAGGGGTTCGGGCCACGCGTCCGGCGGCTGCATGGCCGCATCGGCGCCGCGCACCACAAAGCGGAAGGCATGGCCTTCTCCCGCTCGCTGCTGGCCGGAGAAGCCAGTCCGCTGCAGCTGGCCGCCCTGCTGCGGGCCCTGGCACCCGCCTACGCCCTGATCGAGCGGCGGGGGCCGGCCCTGGCGGAGGCCCTCGGGGCCACGCTGCCCTGGGCTGATCTGGCTCGCAGCGCCGCCCTCGGCCATGACCTGGCCCAGCTGGAGGCTGCGGCCGTTCCCGCCACGTCTCCGTCTGCCGCCGCCAGCTCCTGGCTCGAGCAGCTCTCCACCCTCGCTGAGACCGCGCCCCACCGCTTCCTCGCCCACGTGTACGTGCGCTACGGCGGTGATCTCTCCGGCGGGCAGCAGCTCAGCGAGCAGGCCAATGCCATCCTGCGCCGCCACGGCCTGCCCGCCGTGGAGTTCTGGCAGTTCGACCGGCCCCTGAGTGAGCTCAAGCAGGGTCTCCACGACGGCTTCGAGCAGCTGCGGCTCAGCGAGTCCCAGGAGCAGGAGCTGCTGCAGGAAGCGGAGGACGCCTTCCTCGCCACCCAGCGCCTGCTGGCCGAACTGGGCGAGCTGGTCTGA